Proteins from a genomic interval of Rubinisphaera italica:
- a CDS encoding sulfatase: MVASSAAWMQAAEKPNVLFIAVDDLRVELGCYGDTVVKSPNIDKLASRGLLFEQAYCQQAVCNPSRASMLTGLGLDTLQIHDLPTHFRERVPDVVTLPQHFMQSGYETRDVGKIFHNWIQVEYKGDAASWSVPAVMHFNSHGNDKPLVEGKLPRNLSEVPRTEMMDVPDEAYFDGRIAQLAVEAMNEVKDEPFFLAVGFWKPHAPFNPPKKYWDLYERSEIELAMNRDQPTNVPGIAMHDGREILRGFKDRPDGRPTLEEERALRHGYYAATSFVDAQIGKVLDELDRLKLRESTLVVFWSDHGFHLGEKTLWAKTSNFELDARVPMIISLPGQTEAMRTSAIVELLDVYPTLVDLCGLEQPASGLEGVSLRPLFEDPAGSVQAAALTQHCRPAYPKPGEAPEAMGYSIRTPRFRYTEWRDYEDGSVIATELYDHENDPQEMKNVIGSKLGKREQPKLRALLDQTRSRQ; this comes from the coding sequence ATGGTTGCATCATCCGCTGCATGGATGCAGGCTGCAGAGAAACCGAATGTCTTGTTCATTGCGGTTGATGATTTGCGAGTTGAGTTGGGATGTTATGGCGATACTGTCGTGAAATCCCCCAATATCGACAAGCTGGCCAGTCGGGGGCTTTTGTTTGAACAGGCTTATTGTCAGCAGGCGGTTTGCAATCCGTCTCGCGCTTCAATGTTGACTGGGTTGGGACTTGACACCTTGCAGATTCACGATTTGCCAACTCATTTTCGGGAACGGGTTCCCGATGTAGTGACGTTGCCGCAACATTTTATGCAATCGGGTTATGAAACACGGGATGTTGGCAAGATATTCCATAACTGGATTCAGGTTGAATACAAAGGAGATGCTGCTTCCTGGTCTGTGCCAGCTGTGATGCATTTTAATTCACATGGCAATGACAAGCCGCTCGTTGAAGGGAAGTTGCCCAGGAATCTATCCGAGGTGCCCCGAACAGAAATGATGGATGTCCCGGATGAAGCTTACTTTGATGGCCGCATCGCTCAATTAGCGGTCGAGGCAATGAACGAGGTGAAGGACGAACCGTTTTTTCTGGCGGTTGGATTCTGGAAACCTCATGCGCCGTTCAATCCGCCGAAGAAATACTGGGATCTTTATGAACGGAGTGAGATTGAACTGGCGATGAATCGAGATCAACCGACAAACGTGCCAGGTATTGCCATGCACGATGGTCGGGAAATTCTCAGAGGCTTCAAAGATCGTCCCGACGGGCGACCGACTCTGGAAGAGGAGCGAGCCTTGCGGCATGGATATTATGCGGCGACCAGTTTTGTCGATGCACAAATTGGAAAAGTGCTCGATGAATTGGATCGTCTCAAATTGCGGGAGAGTACACTTGTCGTATTCTGGTCCGATCACGGATTTCATCTGGGCGAGAAAACACTCTGGGCGAAGACATCCAATTTCGAACTCGATGCCCGTGTTCCGATGATTATTTCTCTTCCTGGACAAACCGAGGCAATGCGAACGTCAGCGATTGTCGAGTTGCTGGATGTCTACCCGACACTTGTCGATCTGTGCGGACTCGAACAACCTGCCAGCGGCCTGGAAGGTGTGAGTTTACGACCTTTATTTGAGGATCCTGCAGGAAGCGTTCAAGCTGCCGCTTTGACGCAGCATTGTCGACCGGCTTATCCGAAACCGGGTGAAGCCCCAGAGGCGATGGGATATTCGATTCGGACTCCTCGCTTCCGTTATACCGAATGGCGAGACTATGAAGATGGTTCCGTGATCGCGACTGAGTTGTACGATCACGAGAATGATCCACAGGAAATGAAGAATGTCATTGGCTCGAAACTAGGGAAACGGGAGCAACCGAAATTGCGGGCTTTACTTGATCAAACCAGATCGCGTCAATAA
- a CDS encoding EAL domain-containing protein yields the protein MIINDIMEKNGIKSGSHESHVDWFLEGCFQPDASTSRVAITRSPFTIGRRNTNDCSIGSQKVSGQHAQLITVGDKIFVRDMNSTNGTFVNGNRIIVDTPLAASDYLQFADMEFQLGRHQEQRNDQTIVFDEPETGWQISKMNQVVQEQQFRMVFQPIVTAVGDSLYGVEALLRCHIAGFESPIMLFEIASRLGLAERLSDAARYKAAMAIAPQHPAKRLFLNTHPNEQLGQKLINSLSNLRSWVGDWSIVLEIHEAAVPDLATIREFQARLKDLDIEIAYDDFGAGQSRLKELTEVPPNIVKFDRTIVDGLATASTQHRAMVQSLVNVCHENNIITLAEGIDNGEDSEVCREMGFQLFQGYYFGRPAPLEIIPDSTIQ from the coding sequence ATGATTATCAACGACATTATGGAAAAGAATGGTATAAAATCAGGGAGTCACGAGTCGCACGTGGACTGGTTTCTTGAAGGCTGTTTTCAGCCGGATGCCAGCACATCCCGCGTCGCAATTACGCGTTCTCCTTTCACGATTGGTCGACGTAACACCAACGATTGCAGTATTGGCTCCCAGAAAGTCTCGGGACAGCACGCACAACTGATCACCGTCGGCGATAAAATCTTTGTCCGCGATATGAACAGCACGAATGGAACGTTCGTCAACGGGAATCGCATCATTGTCGATACCCCATTGGCTGCGAGCGATTATCTGCAATTTGCCGATATGGAATTCCAACTGGGACGCCATCAGGAGCAACGTAACGACCAGACGATTGTCTTTGATGAACCTGAAACTGGTTGGCAGATCTCGAAGATGAATCAGGTCGTCCAGGAGCAGCAATTCCGCATGGTCTTCCAGCCGATTGTCACTGCTGTAGGGGATTCGTTATACGGCGTCGAAGCTTTGTTGAGATGCCATATTGCTGGCTTCGAATCGCCAATCATGTTGTTCGAAATCGCTTCTCGACTCGGGCTCGCAGAACGATTAAGTGATGCCGCTCGTTACAAAGCAGCGATGGCAATTGCGCCACAACATCCCGCCAAACGGCTCTTTCTGAATACTCATCCGAATGAACAACTCGGGCAGAAATTGATTAACTCACTGTCGAATTTACGCTCATGGGTTGGGGATTGGAGCATCGTTCTCGAAATCCATGAAGCAGCTGTTCCCGACTTGGCAACAATCCGAGAGTTTCAGGCACGATTGAAGGATTTAGACATCGAAATCGCCTACGATGATTTCGGAGCGGGGCAGTCTCGACTAAAAGAATTGACAGAAGTTCCACCAAATATCGTCAAATTCGATCGCACAATTGTCGACGGACTTGCAACAGCATCCACACAACACCGAGCAATGGTGCAATCTCTTGTTAACGTCTGTCATGAGAACAATATCATTACACTCGCTGAAGGTATTGATAATGGCGAAGACAGCGAAGTCTGCCGGGAAATGGGCTTTCAACTCTTCCAGGGATACTACTTTGGTCGCCCTGCTCCATTGGAAATAATACCGGATTCAACAATTCAATAA
- a CDS encoding NADPH-dependent FMN reductase: MYLVIACSLKSTSKSRLLAEAAERSLHSLGREVELINLRDFPLPFCDAEGAYADPHVATLSKKIIEAEGILIACPIYNYGVNAALKNLIELTGQNWQEKVIGFLCAAGGTGSYMSIMGLANSLMLDFRCLILPKFVYATGNDFDETRISDEGVEQRISELGHTMIRISSALRENP; encoded by the coding sequence ATGTATCTCGTTATCGCCTGCAGTTTAAAATCGACCAGTAAAAGCCGACTCCTGGCAGAAGCCGCAGAGCGGAGTCTGCATTCATTGGGACGGGAGGTCGAACTGATCAACCTGCGCGATTTCCCTCTCCCTTTTTGCGATGCCGAGGGTGCGTACGCCGATCCGCATGTGGCGACATTGTCGAAGAAAATCATCGAAGCCGAGGGGATTCTGATCGCCTGTCCGATTTACAATTACGGCGTAAATGCGGCTCTCAAAAACCTGATCGAATTGACAGGCCAGAACTGGCAGGAGAAAGTCATCGGCTTTCTCTGTGCGGCTGGAGGCACCGGAAGCTACATGTCTATCATGGGACTGGCCAACAGCCTGATGCTCGATTTTCGCTGTTTGATATTGCCGAAATTCGTTTATGCCACAGGCAATGATTTTGACGAAACTCGCATTTCCGATGAAGGCGTCGAACAACGCATCTCCGAACTCGGCCACACAATGATCCGCATCTCGTCCGCATTACGCGAAAATCCTTAA
- a CDS encoding C1 family peptidase codes for MTESIERAKGWRNDLEDQTFLYGAAVKFSYLKAAELPEKVDPRGKIEVKDQGQVGACSGFSRSYCMEALSNGIGGQGISFSPMFSYLTGQKADNLLGSDTGATISGGIKASRQYGNCPDHLFPFPGRYVSTIPEACWEAAEQHQLLAHTPVNSAEECRLAIGSGYPIYLGILWDQSMDKPVLDTYRVQNNGGGHAICLLGYEGDYFYMLNSWSDRWGNRGWAKWHARAVDSMIRSRYSEFFAVSEIEQPEPRSWKYDTMQILG; via the coding sequence GTGACAGAATCAATTGAACGAGCAAAAGGTTGGCGGAATGATCTTGAAGATCAGACGTTTTTGTACGGGGCGGCTGTGAAGTTTTCGTATTTGAAAGCGGCGGAGTTGCCGGAAAAGGTGGATCCGCGAGGGAAGATTGAGGTGAAAGATCAGGGGCAGGTAGGAGCTTGTTCCGGTTTCTCCCGGTCCTATTGTATGGAGGCTTTGTCCAATGGAATTGGTGGGCAGGGAATTTCGTTCTCGCCGATGTTCAGCTATCTGACCGGACAGAAGGCTGACAATCTCCTGGGAAGCGATACAGGAGCGACGATCAGCGGCGGTATCAAGGCTTCCCGACAATATGGGAATTGTCCAGATCATCTGTTTCCTTTTCCCGGACGATATGTCTCCACGATTCCCGAGGCTTGCTGGGAGGCTGCTGAGCAGCACCAGTTGTTAGCGCATACGCCTGTGAACTCCGCTGAAGAATGTCGACTGGCGATTGGATCTGGATATCCGATTTATTTGGGAATCCTGTGGGATCAGTCGATGGATAAGCCTGTGTTGGATACGTATCGCGTACAGAATAACGGAGGCGGGCATGCGATTTGTCTTCTGGGTTATGAGGGAGATTACTTCTACATGCTCAATAGCTGGTCTGATCGATGGGGTAATCGCGGCTGGGCGAAATGGCATGCCCGTGCGGTCGATTCGATGATTCGTTCACGGTATTCAGAGTTCTTTGCCGTCTCTGAGATTGAGCAACCGGAACCTCGTTCCTGGAAGTATGACACCATGCAAATACTGGGTTAA
- a CDS encoding VOC family protein — protein MPSLQKCEFVPYLSITDATRAVTFYSDVFGVTPYLLLNMPDGRVMHCEFRVGASRFFISEELPEHGGTPSPTRLGATSVAIHLYVDDCDLMVETMKKNGSTVLMEPTDVFWGERFARVRDPFGHEWGITTKLREMTSHEIRAAAEQMFAEMSE, from the coding sequence ATGCCTTCATTACAAAAGTGCGAGTTTGTCCCTTATCTCTCCATCACCGACGCCACGAGAGCTGTCACGTTTTATTCAGATGTTTTTGGCGTAACTCCGTACTTATTGCTAAACATGCCAGATGGGCGAGTCATGCACTGTGAATTTCGAGTAGGGGCCTCCCGATTCTTTATCAGTGAAGAGCTCCCGGAGCATGGTGGCACACCAAGTCCAACTCGACTTGGTGCTACAAGCGTGGCGATTCATCTGTACGTTGATGACTGTGATTTAATGGTGGAAACGATGAAAAAGAACGGCTCAACGGTTTTAATGGAACCAACAGATGTGTTCTGGGGCGAGCGTTTTGCACGCGTTCGTGATCCTTTCGGGCACGAATGGGGAATAACGACTAAACTACGTGAAATGACGTCCCATGAAATCCGCGCTGCTGCCGAACAAATGTTTGCCGAGATGTCCGAGTAG